The following nucleotide sequence is from Halapricum desulfuricans.
TCGCGCGCTGGTCGCCTACGAACGTCCGGACGGGCGGTTCGACGTGCATACGTCGCGGCTGGGCGGGCTGGACTGTCGGCTCGCCCGGTCGATCACGCCGTCGGACCCCTACGCAAGCGGCGACGTCGATCCGGCCCCGAACGTCGTCGCGCGCCCGTTCGAGCACGTGCTCACGATGGTCGATCTCGCCCGCCACGAGGCCGTCTATCGCGTCGGCGCCGAGTACGACGTCGAGACGTACCTGCCGCTGTGGTTCGGGTTCGAACACTATCTGGGTGAACGGCCGACGACAGGGGACAACCAGGGAGTGATCGTCGCAGTCGACGGTCCCGACGAGGCGGCCGAACTCCGGCGGTGGCTCAGGGCGGCGAAGGGAGTACTCGCAACGGCGATCTCGGACGGGGCTCTCGACGTCGTCGGGGCCCAGACGATTCTTGACCGGGCTGTCCGGCAACACTTCGACGGCGAGGTCCTCGATCCGCGACGACGCGATCGGTAGTCGACCCCCACGGTCCGACCGGCGATTGACACCCACGATCCGGAGCGGGCTGAACCGTGATCGACTGTCACGGCCGATCGATGGTGGCGCGAGCGACTGCGCACGGAGCGGAACGGACGAGTATTAGTTTCCGGATCGAGTACGGGCGGGCGTGACATCCGACGTTCGCGCCCGGACCGATCCCTCGATCGAGACGGCACGGTCGGTCGTCGAGTCGGGCCTCGAAAGCGGAGCTCTCGTGACGATCTTCGGCGAATGTACCGTCGAGTACGACGGCCGGGCGGCGAGTACGCTCGGCCCCGGCGACCGTCACGTCATGTGCAAACCCGACGGGACCGTGCTGGTCCACACGGACGAGGGTCACCAGCCGGTGAACTGGCAGCCGCCGGGGTGTACCCGCGAGGTGACCGTCGACGGCGGGCTCGTGGTTGAAAGCCACCGAGACAACC
It contains:
- a CDS encoding DUF6735 family protein; translated protein: MSHRALVAYERPDGRFDVHTSRLGGLDCRLARSITPSDPYASGDVDPAPNVVARPFEHVLTMVDLARHEAVYRVGAEYDVETYLPLWFGFEHYLGERPTTGDNQGVIVAVDGPDEAAELRRWLRAAKGVLATAISDGALDVVGAQTILDRAVRQHFDGEVLDPRRRDR